In the genome of Hydrogenispora ethanolica, the window GAAATTATTCTCGATTTAAAGCATTATTAATTGCCCCGATATACAATGGCTGCGTGAGCAATTGCTCATGGAGCGTTGCAACTGGCTTCATCCTTATCGGCCGGTGGCTGCAGGGTAAACAATAAATGTTGAAGCGGGAGGCAGAAAAATGTGGCAAATTTTTGTCAAGGGCGGCTGGGTCATGTATCCTTTAGCGTTCTGTTCGGTGACCGCATTGGTCGTCATCATTGAACGGACGCTTTTTTACATCCGTTTTAAAGGGCTTGACGAGCGGGAGTTGAATCTTTTAAAGCTCTATTTGAACAAGGGGAAATCCGACGAAGCCAAACAGCTGTTGGCCACTTGGCGGAGTCCGTTGGGCTTGATCGTGGAAGCCGGTCTGAAACAACGCGAGAGCGATCCGGAACTGATTGAAACGGCCATGCAGTCCGCTGGCGACCAGCAAATGAAACGGCTGCAACGGGGGTTACATATTTTGGATACGGTGGTGACCGCCAGTCCCCTTTTGGGACTGTTAGGCACGGTAACCGGCATTATCAAGGCCTTTACCGCCATCTCGGTCGGCGGGGCCTCCCAGGCGAGCCAGTTGGGCGCGGGCATCGCCGAAGCGCTCTATAATACGGCTTTCGGTTTGGCCATCGCGATTCCCGCCCTTTTTCTGGTCAACATTTTTTATGGGATCGCCGAGCGGAAGGCCAGCGAAATGAGTTACAAAAGCCAGGAAATTCTCGCCATCCTCGTCAAAGGGTAGGTGGTAACGGTGAAACTGGAGATTAAGCGCAGGCAGTCGCGGATCGAACTGGTGCCGATGATCGATGTGATGTTTTTCATGGTGGTCTTTTTTATGGTTTTCTCGACCCTGAAGACAGCCCAGACCGGGGTGCCGCTGGAGCTCCCCAAGGCGTTGCATATCGGGAAGGCCGAGCAGAATACGGTCGTTGTCAGCATCGACAAGCAGTCGCGTTTGTTTTATGGCAAACAAACTGTCGATCTGGGGGCTTTAAAGGAGCGGATTCGCCGGGAGATTGCGGGGGATGCCGAAACTCAGGTGGTGATCCGGCCCGACGCGGCGGTGCCTTATTTTCAAGTTGTCAAGGTAATGGACGCCTTAGCCAGCGTGGGAGTGAAAAAGCCGTTGCTGGGGGTCGACCGGCAGCAGATGCCCAATGCGAACCGGCCGGAAGGGTTGGAATAGGGGCATTTTGCGAAAGCGTTGACAGGTTTGGAGCGAAAAGCGCGAACGCTTCACCGCACTTTTCGCGAATAAAGCCGTTTACGCTTTATCAAATTGCTATAACCCGGATGGAGGAGTGACCGATGACTGGTATTGACCGTCGCAATTATGGAATCGCTCTGGCGTTATCCATTGGTTTACATATTCTGATCGGAATGATCTACCTTCCTAAATATTGGCCGACCCCTACTGACACTTTGGAGACCTTTCCCGTCGGCACGGTCGAGTTAGCCGGCCGGCCGGCCGGCGGCAAGTCGGGGGGCGCGGCGGGCAATGGCGGCAGCGCGGCCCGGCTTGAGACGGTTTTTTCCGCTCGCAAAGCGACTCCGGCGAAGACGGCCGCTCCGCCCAAACCCAAGCTTCAGGAACGGGCGGCTCCCGCAACCGTTCCCTCCCTGCCAAAGACCGTGAAGAACGACCCCAAACCGGAACCCAAGGCAGCGAAAGCCGCGCCCAAGGCCGAGCCGGTGCCGGTGGCGGCGAAGCTTCCGGACAACCCTCCTCCCGGTCCGGCATTGGCGGTCGGCCAGAAAGGGCCGACCGAACCGTCCTCTCCGGCTGCGGCTCATGCGGCCGGCAGCAAGACGGGATCCGGCGACGCCAAACCGGCCGCCACTGATTCCGGGAGCGGTAGCGGAACGGCTCAAAGGACCGGCGCCGCCGAAAAAGGCGGCAGCGGTTCCGGCGGAGGGGACGGCAGCGGCACCGGTTCCGGCAGCGGGGGTTCGGGCGATGGTACCGGCAGTGGCAGCGGTAGCGGACCCATCGGCTTTGGAACCGGCGCCAAGATGACGGTTTTGGGACCGCCGCCGGCCTATCCCAAAAATGCCCTGAACGAAGGGAAAGAAGGCCGGGTCAAAATCAGGATCCTGGTCCGCGCCAACGGCTCCTTGGAAAAAGTGCAATTGCTGGATTCGGCCGGCGATCACCGGCTGGACAATATCGTCCTGAACCAAGTCGGACGGCGCTGGAAATTCGCCCCGACCTCCGTCGACTATCTGATCGATCTGACCTTTGTTTTCGACGCCAAGAAGGACCAAGTCGGCATCATCTTTGAAAACGCGGAATCCAGATGACGGGGCGGCGCTCTTTGGGAGAAAGAATGGAATGCAATACGGACCGTAAGGAGGATAGGATGAAACGTAAGGGTTGGTTGGTTGGGATCCTGACCGCCGGCTTGCTGCTGGCGGCGGGGATCGTCCGGAGCGAGCCGGCCGGGCTGCTGTCGGTCGAGAATAAGTATATCAAAGTGTATCTTAATAACAGCGATGAAGAGACGGGACGTTTCGCGGTGGATGTGACCGGCGGGGATTACGAACGGGCCGATGATGACAACAAACCGCTAATCTATGGCCGGCCCCGGCCCTGGACTTCATTTACGACGCTCCGGATTGACGGCGCCGATTACGTTTTCGGCAAAGCGACCCATAAAAGGGCCGGCGCCGGCTTGCCCGGCGGCGAGATGCTGCAAGCACCCCGTTTGGCCAATCATCAGCTGACGATGAAATGCCAGTACGGAACGATCGTGGTCGAACAGATTCTGGACATCACCCGCAGTCCGAGTACCGGTGCCTTGGATACGGCGCGGATCCGCTATATTCTGACCAACCAGGGAACGGCCCCGGCCGAATTGGGCCTGCGCGTCCTGCTCGACACGATGGTCGGTGATAACGACGGCGCGCCGTTCCGGGTGGGCGATCACGAGGTGACCACCGACCGCAGTTTCGCCGGCAAGGATTGCCCCGATTTCTGGCAAGCTTTTGACTCCATGGCCAAGCCGGCGGTGATCGCCCAGGGAACGCTCAAGGGCGGGGATGTGACGACGCCCGACCGGATTGCCTTTACCAATTGGGGCAAGGCTGCCGATAATCCCTGGGAGATTCCGCTGGAGGAAGGGGCGGATTTCACCCGGGAAGGCGAGGATGAACTGGACAGCGCCCTGGCCATGTTTTGGCTGCCCCGGACGGTGAAGCCCGGCGATTCGATGCAAGTGGTGATCGACTACGGCCTGGGCGGTATCACATTCTCTCCGGGCAACACCTATCTGGGCATCTCGGCCCCGGCCGAAGTCGCCTATAGCATCAGCGACCCGCGGACGTATCTGATCATCATGTATCTGGAACACCGGGGTGAGGCCAAGGCCGAAAATGTGCGGATCCGTCTGGAATTGCCGCCCGGATTGGTCAGCACCGCTGGAACGACCGAAGTCAGGTTGGCGGAGTTAATCCCGGGTGTCACTAAGCAGTTTTCCTGGGAGGTCCGGCCCGATGGCAGCTTTAGCGGTGACGCCAGTTTTGCCATCCAAGTGACCGGCGATCACCTTGAGGCCAACCAAGTGACCCGCAAGATCCGGATCATCGGTCCGCCCCGGGTGGAGGGCGTCTTGAAGATTCCAGCCGTTCGGGTGGTTGACAACCATTGGGACCCGTACCCGCTGCCGGTGACGGTAACCCTTAGGAACCGGGGCGAAGCGGCCACCGGCGGCCTGAAAGCGGTCTTGACCGGGGACGCCGGTTTCCGGCTGGCCGATGGCGAACGCTCGGAAAAGTTTCTGGGCAATCTGGGGCCCCAGGAAGAAACCACCGTCACCTGGCAGGTGGTTCCGAACCCTGGAGCGCCGCATGGCCGCTTGCAGGCGGAGGTGACCGGCGCGGGGATCCGGCCGGAACGGCTTCAGGCCGATGCGGAGATTCCGCCGCTCCCCTTCGAGTTGGCGCTGTCGGGCGCGGCGCGGCCATTGCCGGGCCAGGTCTATCTGGTGGATGTCAGCGCCTATAACCTGAGCGATACGACACAGTTTAACCTGGACATCCGGTACGATCCCAAACAACTCCGCCTGGTCAGTGTCTCGCGCGGCACCTTCCTGGTGGAAGACAATGGGCTGTCCCGCTGGTCCGGCGGGACCATCAACGGACGGAACGGGACCGCCACGGGAATCAGCGGTTCCCGCAGCCAACCGTTTAGCGGTTCCCAAGTGACCCTGGCGCGGTTGAACTTCATCGTCGTGGGTTCGGGGACCGGTCGGATTCAAACCGGCGCATTTCAGTTGAGGGACGCGGCCGGCCGGGAATTGCCCGGCGAACCGGCGTCGCTGCAATATCAGATTGGGGAGGAATCGCAATGATGGTAAACCGTTATAAATTGGCTCTAGGATTGATTTGTCTGCTGACGATGGTCTTCTGCTTCGGCCAGGCTGTATTGGCTGAGAGCAATCCGGCGGATGTGCCGCCGTCCCACTGGGCTTACAAGGCTGTCAAACTGCTGGTCGACAAAGGGTATTTGCAACTGTACCAGGATCAGACCTTCAAAGGGGAAAAGCCGGTCGACCGTTATACCCTGGCGGTGATCGTCGCC includes:
- a CDS encoding energy transducer TonB; its protein translation is MTGIDRRNYGIALALSIGLHILIGMIYLPKYWPTPTDTLETFPVGTVELAGRPAGGKSGGAAGNGGSAARLETVFSARKATPAKTAAPPKPKLQERAAPATVPSLPKTVKNDPKPEPKAAKAAPKAEPVPVAAKLPDNPPPGPALAVGQKGPTEPSSPAAAHAAGSKTGSGDAKPAATDSGSGSGTAQRTGAAEKGGSGSGGGDGSGTGSGSGGSGDGTGSGSGSGPIGFGTGAKMTVLGPPPAYPKNALNEGKEGRVKIRILVRANGSLEKVQLLDSAGDHRLDNIVLNQVGRRWKFAPTSVDYLIDLTFVFDAKKDQVGIIFENAESR
- a CDS encoding MotA/TolQ/ExbB proton channel family protein, encoding MWQIFVKGGWVMYPLAFCSVTALVVIIERTLFYIRFKGLDERELNLLKLYLNKGKSDEAKQLLATWRSPLGLIVEAGLKQRESDPELIETAMQSAGDQQMKRLQRGLHILDTVVTASPLLGLLGTVTGIIKAFTAISVGGASQASQLGAGIAEALYNTAFGLAIAIPALFLVNIFYGIAERKASEMSYKSQEILAILVKG
- a CDS encoding ExbD/TolR family protein codes for the protein MKLEIKRRQSRIELVPMIDVMFFMVVFFMVFSTLKTAQTGVPLELPKALHIGKAEQNTVVVSIDKQSRLFYGKQTVDLGALKERIRREIAGDAETQVVIRPDAAVPYFQVVKVMDALASVGVKKPLLGVDRQQMPNANRPEGLE